A section of the Oncorhynchus gorbuscha isolate QuinsamMale2020 ecotype Even-year linkage group LG04, OgorEven_v1.0, whole genome shotgun sequence genome encodes:
- the spaca9 gene encoding LOW QUALITY PROTEIN: sperm acrosome-associated protein 9 (The sequence of the model RefSeq protein was modified relative to this genomic sequence to represent the inferred CDS: inserted 2 bases in 1 codon; substituted 1 base at 1 genomic stop codon): MLPSNRLCPEQQSICIVLQLHIVNLTISNGIFLLTCAQLARERLKAIKHTHNLFKLQQVLFIAALXRSHKHAHDRTEPVATVMQVRQSLNRYMEHHCINATDLHIFTLFLKIVEEXRAVLRLLKGFSATTSANCRLVLHQGPSLTIDVLYFVCSYPHDKVNRLSCDEARNYYSGVVSLIPLALELLQRMASSYTYCGQDTTSAGNPNVDVLESSGQRGGTAGVGDVYFSPTGYATGAHNTKKTQAKRTGAWHAIKPAWRPPSLTTRIRPFPS, encoded by the exons ATGTTGCCCAGCAAC AGACTTTGTCCAGAGCAGCAGAGTATATGTATTGTGCTGCAGCTCCATATTGTAAACTTAACCATCTCAAATGGCATTTTCCTGTTGACGTGTGCACAACTGGCAAGGGAGAGGTTGAAGGCCATTAAACACACTCACAACCTCTTCAAACTGCAGCAGGTCCTTTTCATAGCAGCCCT GAGGTCACACAAGCATGCTCATGATAGGACAGAACCAGTGGCAACAGTCATGCAGGTGAGACAATCTCTCAACA GGTACATGGAGCACCATTGTATTAATGCCACAGATCTACACATTTTCACCCTCTTCTTGAAAATTGTGGAGGAGTAGAGGGCTGTTCTGAGGCTCCTGAAGGGCTTCTCAGCTACAACATCAGCAAACTGCAGGCTCGTGTTACATCAAGGACCGAGTTTGACAATAGAC GTCCTTTATTTTGTCTGTAGTTACCCACATGATAAAGTGAATCGACTGAGCTGTGACGAGGCCAGGAACTACTACAGTGGTGTAGTAAGCCTTATCCCACTAGCACTGGAGCTACTGCAAAGGATGGCCAGTTCCTACACCTACTGCGGCCAGGACACCACATCTGCTGGGAATCCTAATGTGGATGTGCTTGAGTCCTCAGGACAGCGAGGTGGGACGGCTGGTGTGGGAGACGTGTATTTCAGCCCGACTGGGTATGCTACTGGTGCTCATAACACTAAGAAGACCCAAGCTAAGAGAACAGGCGCGTGGCATGCAATCAAGCCAGCCTGGAGACCTCCTAGCCTCACCACCAGGATTAGGCCTTTtccttcctga